The genomic region tttcctataggttagctccaaaataacttatgttagcacaaaatgatcaagtttacataataagcttatagtcttttcttattcttcttcttttccaaaatgacataggttagcttcattttacctaagttggctctaatatactaactaagagcttatatgcttagtttcctataggttagctccaaaataacttatgttagcacaaaatgatcaagtttacataataagcttatagtctttttcttattcttcttcttttccaaaatgacataggttagcttcattttacctaagttggctctaatatactaacttagagcttatatgcttagtttcctataggttagctccaaaataacttatgttagcacaaaatgattaagtttacataataagcttatagtcttcttcttttccaaaactcttcttattcttcttctagtgttcttcttcttctaatattcttctagtcttcttctttttcttcttctaacttcttgtttatcattttgcatatttgatttaattgacggaagcttgcgtggatggggtgcttcttttccatttgtgtttttattttgtatcaatgtgaaacttttgtgaattgatggataacggtgttggatgaacaatgtcaaacctttgtaatatgtaacgatggaactatgtgttggctatgtatgtatatatgatggaacttgtgtgttggttatgtatgtatatatgatggaacttatgtgttggctatgattgttatatggatgcttgttgtatatatatgtgttggatatcttataggtgaaatagtgacctgagattaagaaaaaaaattaaaaaaattgttactaatggcgcactacaatgtgatgcgccattagtatagaagacactagtggcacactgtgggcaaaactaatggcgcactgcctggtgcgccattagtataccatatactaatggcgcaccagtggtgcgccattagtaaaaaatactagtggcgtgctactaatggcgcactggtaatgcgccgttagtaggcaaaactagtgcgccattagtaggctttttcctagtagtgttcctCCCCAAGAGAATTTACAAAGGTATGCTTAGCAAGGGAGCATCAATGTTTGATTCTGTCAGATGGCAAGAAGGCACTCATACATTTTCAAGGCAATATTATTTCCAACAAACGTCACGCATGGCTTCTTATACCCAGGAGATGAATTTATCCAGATAATCTTTTAGACCATCCATCACTTTGATTTGCCTGCAATTGCAATTCCAGTATGTATACTTTTGAACAGGGTGCACATgcacagaaaaagaaataaacaagacaagttGGGAGGTGTACATTACTAACTGAAAATGATCTTTTATCTGTTTTCTTAAAAGATTCCTTGTTGATTCTTCTTGATAAGTAAAAGTAAGTAGGAAGACAAGATTGGAAGGTTTTCTTTCCTTGTCTCTGTCCCTATGGACTGTAGGAGTGATAAAATGGTTTCTTTTCGTTAAAGCACTTACATTTTACTTTAGTACACAAGCGATAATATTTGCGTTTAGAATATATAAATATTGACATTGTTTGCTTTGGGCAAAAAGATTGTGAAGTATTGGTTGAGCCACGATATGAGTATTCATTCATATGGTCCGACGAATGATACAAGCAAAAAAATATCATTAATTGATGATCGGACTTCTTGGATTGAGGTTAGCTGGGAAAAAAACCAAGAGCACTCATTATttaatattttgcaaaaaaatgttatcATTTAATGAGAGCAATCTCCCTTGCTCTCTAAGTGCTAAAAAGGCAATGAGACATGTgtgaatgaataataaacatacaTAGTAGATATATATAAACTTTAGCCCTTGGATATGTTGGTTCACTTATATGATCACAATAAGTAAACGTACCTTGTTGTCCATAATTAAAGCAAAACATATCATGTGCTCAAGTACATGCTAATTATGAAATAAATGCCAATTATGTCATCAGATACGATAAGCCCACAAGCAAAGATAAATGGAATGACATGCCATGAAATCTCTAGCCAGGTTCTCTTTTTAATACCCGAAAGAAGAATCTAGCTGGTCTCTTTCAATTGTGCCTCCAACTTTGTTCTGTGACAGCGATGTGGAGTTTGGACCAGATTCCCTGGGAGCATAAGAGAAGTCGTGAAGAAATGATCTTTACGTATGCAGTAGTTCAAACATGGTCCTATTGAACAGTTCTAAGATGAAGCCATGCTACTTGGTGTTGCTGCCTAAAAGGACACCTAAAATGATCACCGAGAACATTCTATTGATCCTTCTATTTTCTAGAATGACATCAAGAAGTAACTTCCTGGAATGGTATGATAGTTGTAGTACTTAGGAATCTATTATCCCTTTCATTTTCTAGGCATATATATTATCACGTACAGCCTGATCCTTCTGTTTTCTGTACAAGAAAACTGAATTCCAGTTTCAATCAGATGTATCATCATATTCCAATACTAAAAATGAATTTTGAACAAGCAGTAGGAAAGCAAGCACATCTAAAAGGTATTTTCGAAATAGCATGACCAGAAACCTTGCAAATTGCAGTACAACCATAATATTAACATCATTTATGATTTCCAAAAATTACCAAAAATGAAACCTACATGTATATCTTCATAACAAAAAGGAGATATTTGGGCAATGATCATGGTGCCCAGCTGCGACGTATCTGCAATGTTGTCTGCTGTCCCATCTATGCCCTCTAAGAATTTTCCATAAGTAGCTATTCTAAAATATACCTAGCAAGCTACATGTGTGATATCACTCGAATTTAAACAAATGATAACACAATCTTCAGATGGATAAAATCACATCACCGTTGGATAAAAGAATGCTGCTGTCTGAGAGCGTGGAGAGTCCACGACCTGTCTGGAATCATTGAATACTAATAGATGTTTCAGGAAGCAAACCCTCATTTCATTAGTATTTTCAAAGCATGCAGATCGGAGTCCTTCTCTCTATCATAACAAATTCTAAAAATCAGCATGCAAAAAGCTTTCGAGGTGGTATGTtaaaaagggggagagagagaacaagGTAATAAACAAAGAGCAGTTGTGGTTTTACCTGTAGTCAAATGGAAAATATAATGAAGAGCATTCACTACTAAATCCACGGTGGAGATATCTATTACAGAAGTATCCACCAAGTGGTCGTGTTGAACCTGTAATACAAAACAGGGGTCAAAAAAGTGAAAGACAGACAACTAGCTGGTTAAATTTCAACTCTGATGTCATAATTTAAGAGTTCAAACTTAATATAAGTGAACTCAAAATGAACTGCAGTCTTTTCTTGTATAACAACAACCCTGACAGCGATTTTTTTCCCATCATGTGTTGTGGCGGCATGAACTTGCACAAGAGAAGCACTTGCAAGCGGGAAAAGGAAGAATTGTGCAAAAACGTACACCACCAGGAATAGGGGGAAGCCAAATTTTATGTCAGAGTTTCTTCTAAACTAAAAATAGGCTGAGCATAAATCCAGGTTCTGATTCAAGGTGAATACTCTTTTGTCCAACAACTGAACTAAGCACACTCAGTCTGATTGTTTGGTTTTGCTAATCAATACAACAACCAAGTTACTTCAGCAAGACAATGTTGTAATGCAATGAAGGAACTAACAGTTTGTGGCAATTCTCCAATCTCTTTATTGAAGACTCCGCAGACGTCCTCGTATGAGGAAACTGGGCACCTCTTTCACATCGGCGCCCTCATCGTCTGCACATACACCTGTGGTAGTACAAGCAAACATGCAGTTGTTCCTCAGCCACAAAATTATGTAGTCTTACAACAGATGAATCCAAAGTGAATTCAGGCGTGTCCACACAGAGTTAGGAATTCGTTTTCGTACCAGTTTGCGATGTGCTGGCCGAGCTTGATGTAGATGCCTCCTTTGCGGAAGCAGAGCTCCTGGAGGCGGTTGGCGGAGAGTCCGCTCTGCGTGCACCCACTTCGGAGGAAGGGAGGAGACGTGCGACCGGAGCGGCGAGGGATGCGGGCGCCGCCGGGCCGCTGGATCGCGCGCGGCCGCGTTCGCCGGAGCCCGCACCGCATGCGCCCAATTCGTGGTTAGGGAGGAGAACGGtgcggagggagggagggaggggggggggcgccgccgcGCCTCGGGCTGGAGCGTGGCATCCTTCGCCGGTGGCCGCCCACGCTCGAGGGGTGAGATTAGGGGCAATAGGTTGGTGGTTAGCGTTAATTTCGGGCTGGGATTACTCGTGGGTGCGGCACTTCTTTGTGGCAGAGATTTCGTCCCCTTGTGgatgtgttttcttgtttaatagtatattatatatatatatatatataataaaccAGCTATTGCTTCTGGTAGTTCGTCGTGGTTGTTTGCAAAGAAGCCCCTCTCTTTTTTAGTATTCAACCCACAGTCCCTGTTTAAGTGGTATGGGAAAATGGTTCATTGTTTTAAAAACGACCATGTAGTTTGGTCTATTCAACCCGCGGTCCATACACTTGGTTTACTAATCGGGTCAACGCGATGGCTCGTGCGGCCAGGGCGGTGCGCCTGCTCGATGCAAAACGGCGGCGGTGGCCGGATCCGTGCGCGGCAGGGGCTGGGGAGGCGGATCCGGAGCCGGGTGGCAAGGCGTGGGTCGCCGGTGAAGATAAGGGCAGAGCACGGCTTCCGGACGGATCCATGGCATCCGCGACTCTGGGAAGAAAGGAAACAGGGAGGTGAGGGAGGGAGAAAGGATGCGTGGTGCGGCGACCtaggcgggagctcgccggagcgtgGCGACGACGGACGGGCGCGGAGCGCGACGGCGCGGAGTCCTTAAATATTCAGACTCGTCGTATTTCCTTCTTCATCCTGCTGGTATTGTTCGTCCAGAcgaaggagaagaggaaggaggcAACGCTGCCGGCCGGCTGGGTGACAGCAGCCGGCCACGAGtttaggaagagagagagagagagagagagcgcagaGAGGGAGAGATAGGGTTCCaatgcttagggcatctccagccgcgcccccaacaggccctccccaggcgattttgccgCGCCGGCAACAAAAAGAGAcgccagtcgcgcccccagaagcccgtttttcgccggctcggaccaaaactggtgccggcggacccaggccgaacccggcgccctggagggcgcttggggagccggcgcaagcgaaaaaggcgcgtgggcccgccTTGGAAGCGACCCGAGGGtcttttcccgccgtttcttgacgcttttccctcgcatctctcccgctcgctcgccttcctcccgccattctaTCCCTTTCTCccactcgctcgccttcctcccgccaaaccccctcccgctcgccgcgaagaagcacgccatgccgccgaagaagtacgccatgccgcgcgcggcggcaaccgcGACTGGCGCCGTGGCCCAGCCGAAGCCGAGGAAGtcgagggcgccgccatcgaagccaccaGGCCTGTCGAACGtcgagtggagggtggaagttcagcggcgcgaagcggtcaccgccgacaggcggaacagggtcatagccaagaaggcccgcgacaacgcggcgcgcgcggcggcgtcttcctcatcggtcgaccaggCGGGGGTGAACccacccgtcgtcagccacgcccagtacgcgccctggggacagcaagacgccggatctccatggggttcatcgtcgcccggctgctacgccgacggcgacgcgctcggcgggttcaacccaaacgtgaccttccctcatggtcaccccgctacttgcacgccctcgcccgccttcgtcggcatgcagtaccctccatacaactactcgccgcctgcctcctacgcgtccacaccgacgccccatctctACCACGGACCActacccttctcgcacctcggcgacaccgacgacacgggagccgacatggacgacatcatcgcgacaggatcgaccgcggccgccgggtctcccgggttcgccacccaggacgaggtagtggacctcaacggcgacgtggaggccgagctcggctacgtctacggcgacgacgcgcaggaacccgaggaggaggaggacgaggaggaggaggaggaggaggaaccggcccctgttccgacgaaggggcgccagaagaagaagaagaagcggccgtctaggtcaggcgaaccgcgcatcaagtggacgtccaaggaggaggaatgcctcgctgaagcatggaaagtcgtctgcctcgacccgaccaccggcgcgaaccagagcttggacacgtactgggaccgcatcaaggccgagttcgatgaGCGGAAGCTCgccgacccctacttcaaaggcgtgtacatgcagcgcggctccaaggcgagggcgaaccattgggggcgtatccagttggcgtgcaacaaatggcatggaatcgtcgaggaggtcgcggctcgccctgagagcggcgccagcattgaggatcaggtacgcacgccgtTCGCCCGCATATCTTCGTCCCCTACGCCCGCCGTCCGCCAACTGTTTGTCTCTCCGCGCAGCTGCTGCGTATGTTCGCCATGTATCGGGGCGACAACCAAGACGCAGACTTCaagcacctccacgtctacaagcgcattgacaagtgcgagaagtgggcggaagtccggcgtgccctcgacaaggccaaggagacatacaagccagACGCGAtgactccgggcgcgtcagagggacggccggacggccacaagttggcaaagaaggggaaaagtgccgacgcggcaaccgcgcgagtgcaggcgtccatcgagcattgcctcgccgacgcccaggcccgagccgtcctacgcgaagagaagaccgaggcgcggtggtcgttgcttatgaagaacaacgccatcaagctcgacctgctccggacgaacgtcgccgcgaagaagaggaacaccgacatggcttttctgatgaGCGGGGCGGACAttctccagagcaacgacgagaagctcaaggcgtggtacctggtgcagcgcggcctcatcctgaacgagctgccgacggcaacgccgacgacACTGATGacgcccacgaccacacggacgccaagcccggACGGCGCCTCTACATCGCCACCCAGCAGTAccgaagccgcgccgacgcagCCCTGCGACGAAGCAGGTCCGACACTgacgagcccgcgcacgccgactccgccaacgcctggagccgaccaAGCCGAGTGATTCGTTGCGCACGGCGCCcctctgttttttgtaacgccagactacgtctGATCGCCGGATTTGCGGCGTCTTTTGAGAGCGGGAACAACCAAGTTTGAATTCCCCGCATCCTGGGGCCGGCGcatgggggcgtgactgggagctaggtcgcccccaggggccgaactagcgccggcacgcccccaggccgctctatttaggcgccctggggggccaaacggctggagatgcccttactggTCTGGCTTTGGTGAGAAAAAAAAAGTAGGAGAGGAACAGAGAGATCGAGAGAGCTACACATCACTGAACCCTTTGGATTCTAATGCAAGGTTGAATAATTTTGTGTGTTCTTACTGTCTGGGATAATATGAAGTTTTTTGGCTTATCGTTGTGCCTTCAGTTTTCGACATCGCTTGGCTGTACACCGACGACTTTCACCGATAATCCGTCCACTCATACTCGACTGTTAGCCGAACTTGGTCTGACCTGCTACAGTGTCATCAATTTGCATCTGACATCAAAGACTAATTAATTTCATATGTTCTTTAGTATATGCTCTTTAAGCTCTGAACAAGTCAGTGCCTGAAATACCACATGTACTCATTACAAGATGATCTTCAGGAAAGACAATAATGGCAAGTAGCGATCAAATGAGATAAAGCTAGCTCAATTTTTATCTAGGAAGAACAGCTGCTGTCTGACAGAAAAATATGACAAAAGATAAACTAATATCATGGTGATGACATTAATTGACTATTTTGTAAGTACCAATAGAAGGTGATAAAGGTAGCTAAATTTGTGTCCAGAAAGAACAGCTGTTGTGACAGAGAAACGAAAGCTAAATATACCACTATATACCTGTTCGCGTCTATCAATTTAATTGTCACGAGTATTTCTAATTCATTCATCTTACTTCTTCATAATACGCATATACTACTTTTGTTCaggtatatactactccctccgtcaactaatataagagcgtttaaatcactaaagtagtaatctaaacactcttatattagtttacagagggagtactttttatCACTTTTACTTCTTCTCACTGGATGCATGCATGCTTCTCCGCACAGGTTTCCCTAAATTCAGTTTTTTGGTGTATACTTTCTCCTCATCAGTTAAGTATACGTACGACAAGACAGAAAGAAACATATACTGTTGATCGATACTGAAATATCATATGGAAGATAGCCCTCTCTTCTATACCCCTTGTGAAAAGTAGTATACTATCATTTCAAAAGAAAACACACCATATACTCATTTTTGATAATGAGTACACACTGATCGTGCCCCCGACCTAGggttcctccctccctccccccgccgtcgccggccgtcctagcccccgccgctgccgccggtcgccggccgcccccgcccccttcccctcccccctccccccattcCCCAGGATCCGctccgcgccgcctccccgggaggtggccggggcggtgcGAGCCCTCCTTCCCCTTCGGCCGCCCTCGTCGCGCCTTTCCTCCCTGCCGCCACCGACTGGCGCCCCCGGCGCGGGCCGGGTggtgttggcggcggcggggcctgccTGTCCCCGCGCGCGCGGCTCCCTGCCCGgggcatggaggcggcggcggtgccccTCAGCCTGATGACGGCCCGGCGTCCCggcgcggtggccggcggctcGCTCGGTGGTGGCGCGGCCCCTTGGCGGCGAGACGACGTGGTGGCGCTGGTTGGCCGGTGGCGCGCCCTaggcccagatcggggcccgcgggccccatctgggtcctagcgggccggccccCGGCGTGGCTTCGTCGTCGTCTGTGTGGTGAGGTGGTGGAGCAGCTCGGACGGGGGGCAGCGACGCCGACGGCATGCCTACTGCGGCGTGGAGGCGGGAGTTGTCCGGTCCTCTGAGGGCCCGGACGGGCCTGTGGGGCCACGTGCCCGGCAAGCTCCCGCTTTGGCGTCCGTCGGCTACCGTCGTGgatggtggaggtggggccctccagtATGCTGACGGTGCTGCTGCCCTAGTCCTGGCTCCCCTTCTTCGTTGTGCAGGCCatcttcgcggtgccgtggtgagacagcgTGGGATGCTTCGTGTCCGTGTGCTCAGGGTGGTGGTCAGTTTGGTGGCGAGCTTCGGAGTGCCTGAGGTGGAggatgggatcgggagaaatccctgttggcttggccgacaccgacgcggtggcgcctgagggtgccatcggaccttcctggagggcgtcggggctacccttcctctttcctcgccgtgtaccgggggaaacccttggcagcagcgtcgtcatcgtcgcgtcccttcttggaggtgttgattggtaccggcgcttcggagtctcgGAGCTTGGGGGACGATCTCCGGTGGAAGCAGCGGTCGCGAGGCTCCGTCGTCTTTGTCGATCCGccgttatcggcatttgtttcttttcttttttctctttcttttcttttgggcgtgGTTGTGCTGCTTCCGtcccagcacctatcgttggttgtatcagatgtttgctttgtaatacaaagcggggggaaaccctttttcttaaaAAGTACACACTGATCATTATTGCCAGTATCATAGGTATATACTCTGAGAATAGTTGTATATATCCCATTTGAAAAAAATAGTATGCATATACTCCTGGCAAATTACTGTATATCATTTAAACGTTTTTACGTAATACCGACTGTCTAGATACAATAACTAATTAGTATTTTAATAACTTGGATTGCATGGCTTGATCACTCTGCTTGGGTGTTCTCTTATGTATGAGTTCACCATGTGTGGGTTAACTTTTTTGGGTCTTCTAACTCTCTGGGATAATTTGCATCTCTATTTGTGCTAATTGGCAAGGTGCATGAATACTGATTTATCCAAGGTTTTGATAGAGAAGTTGCAAGAGCTTTGATCAAATATTattttttattattccttcttgGTTTTAGACAATAAAGTCGAGAATCTAAATCCTTCTACTGTATGTGTACCTGTAATAGAGCAACACTTGGTGCAGCTAGCTGCAGCAGCGAGGACCAACTTGACTTGATGGGGATACAATTACCAAGAAAGAATCATACTCCTGTATGATCCAAGATATTGCACGAACAAGCTTGGGTGGATACAATCACCAAGAAAGAATCATACTCCTGTATGACCAACTTGACTTGATGGGGAGTACCTGAACTTACCATTATGCATTGCACGAACTACCAAGATATTGTATCTTCCTGTATGATCCATAACTCATAGACATGAGTAGCGATGGGATACTATTTGGTATGGACAACATCATCATCTTGCAATTCTAACATGTATTCATTTAACTTATTTATCCACATAATAGCGATGCATCTTACGTATCTGTCTATTGTATTTGAATCCAAAATGTAATTAACTCCTTAATTTGCCTTCAACAGGATGAGCGATCTGGCATGTAAGCTTAGCTCGGTGGTTCAGATTATCACTGTTAGTCTTCTGGTCGTGGCAATTTTTTTAGACTTCTTGAGGTAGCTCAACCAATCTGGTGTAAAGCTATGAAGGCATTTTGCTTGGAAACAATACTAAAAGGATACCTTAACTTCATTTTATCCCCTAGATTAGTATAAGTATATTGAGTCCCGTTTATTTAGATGTATAGGTTGCATGACAGTTTTGTTTAAACAAGTTTTTGGAGCATTTAGCAATTCTCACATATGTTGTTAGCCATGCACTTGCTTTTCAAGATACCATTTCCAATCTACTTCATGCATGCACTTTTTATTTCATGTCGATAACACCGATGCTTCCCGAAATGTATGAacgtgatagatagatagatagatagatagatagatagatagatagatagatagagagtaTGTAAGCGATGGAGCATGATGTGGCTTTGTACCTTTGGACTAGggggcagtggcggagcttgggctGAATTTATGGAGGGGCAAATGGGCTGGAGGGGCAAGAAACATGCTTTTGGGCTGATTTTAACTCGACATATGGGCTGAATACTAGGGGATATTTGCTAACTTTCTCATGGGTTGGGGGGGCAATGGCCCAGGTTGCTCTCCACAAAGCTCCGCCACTGCTAGGGGGTCTGTttttttttccgttgcaacgcacgggtaatTTTTGCTAGTATATAGTCAATCTAGCTAGCCGGCAATCCTGCTAGTTTATGAGTATATAATAATTTCGTCCAACTTTAAAATTCTTAGAAGTATCTGCTACATTTACATCCCAGATTATCTCCCTTGGCTAAACACCTGAGCATATCATCAATTAATACACTCCGAGACATATGTATACAAATAATTAGCTCTCCATCAAGTGAAACAAAATCATTGGACAGAAATAATGGACCTATATATAGCCGGCTAGAACTTGGAATACACCTTGCTATCGAGCTTTATATAGAACAAACGCTGGAACTCCTTGAGAATTGCAGCTTCTATGGACATGGACAGGCGCACGCTGCCATCCCCCCGCGCGCCGTTCATCATGAGCACGAAACCTCGGCGGTTTTGTTCGGCACGCAACATAGCCAACGGCTTTCCCCAGCCGAAATCCACATCGTACAAGGGCATGCCGAGCCAGCTGACCACACACAGGTCCGTCGCTGGCAGAACGCCGATAGCCGGGCCGTTGTCCCTTTCTGCCAGGTCGAGCTCGAGGTAGTCTACCGCCGAACGCACCAGCTCATCGTTCACCCGGCCGAGAGTGCCTCTGATCCGGTGCGCGACGTGGGCCAGATCGCGCGAGACGACGTCCCATGTTTTGTCGGCGACGCTTACTTGCAACATCGCGTTGCCCAAGTAGCCGTCCGGGAGCGGCGGCGCAATGCTGCGTCGGAAGTTGGCCAGGAACTCGAGGCGCGTCGTGGAGTCTGGCGGAAGCCGCCGGGCTAAGCACATGCACCGCCACATGTATGCGCTCACGGCGCTGAAGGTGCTCACGCGGCCGCCACCACACATGTGCTTAAGAGCGGAAATTTGATCCTTGCAGAGGGTGAAAACCTCGTTGACGACGACAGGccccggcgccggcggccgggacaAGTTGGTTGTCTTGAGGCAGAATAGGGAGAGGGTGTCCGGATGAATAATGGGTGGGTCGCGCGCGCACAAGAGTGTGCGGTCAAGGTAGGGGAACTTCACCACGTCCCGGTCGCCATCCCTGGAGAAGGCTG from Triticum aestivum cultivar Chinese Spring chromosome 4A, IWGSC CS RefSeq v2.1, whole genome shotgun sequence harbors:
- the LOC123083543 gene encoding putrescine hydroxycinnamoyltransferase 1, translated to MQVTFFKCGGVALGTATHQGAMDGTTAFHFFQTWSAFSRDGDRDVVKFPYLDRTLLCARDPPIIHPDTLSLFCLKTTNLSRPPAPGPVVVNEVFTLCKDQISALKHMCGGGRVSTFSAVSAYMWRCMCLARRLPPDSTTRLEFLANFRRSIAPPLPDGYLGNAMLQVSVADKTWDVVSRDLAHVAHRIRGTLGRVNDELVRSAVDYLELDLAERDNGPAIGVLPATDLCVVSWLGMPLYDVDFGWGKPLAMLRAEQNRRGFVLMMNGARGDGSVRLSMSIEAAILKEFQRLFYIKLDSKVYSKF